The Manihot esculenta cultivar AM560-2 chromosome 1, M.esculenta_v8, whole genome shotgun sequence genome has a window encoding:
- the LOC110619602 gene encoding uncharacterized protein LOC110619602 isoform X2 yields MPCSKETLFWVFYNVSSSSLLLLLFLYFSSTLLLKLLNFIGSYPIIQRNQNEYEYNFFSDEEEDVDTETYYYTESREKDHLVADVIHGGESLVFLSNRSVTQRTQNHVQEFVNSRQSLEDEDDDNDDDEDDSDSDEQFSILASAGSEAKHNDSDPMVEEAEDMTARDADSVQDSGPEHGGPTSPFTTYRQKNSLVDSDENYEDYINQGIQNKKKMDQNLHGDEKAFIFAATQMESKKLQVREKDDEEIFGDSCTVGSTSKSSSEWRSSIKDSGTEDPFSSSSRRSCPKWESYTVFQKYDEEMMFLDRVSAQKLHETESLKSIQVNPRSISDRIVHKIATMNKKKSSDFRQNPYHELEAAYVAQICLTWEALNWNYKNFNSKRASKKDFDPGCPGHIAQQFQQFQVLLQRYVENEPYEQGRRPEVYARMRLLAPKLLLVPEYRDSEDDPNEDGFGSRISSAAFLMIMEDGIRSFMDFLKLDKQKPGQILTSFFKRNRRGTVDPALLQLMKKVNKKKKMKLKDLRRARKCIRKKKLKVEEEMEILMGLIDLKVVSRVLRMSDISEEQLHWCEEKMSKVRVLDGKLQRDSLPLFFPAH; encoded by the exons ATGCCATGCTCTAAAGAAACTCTCTTCTGGGTTTTCTACAATGTCTCAAGCTCctcccttctcctcctcctcttcctctacTTTTCCTCCACTTTGCTCCTCAAGCTCCTCAACTTCATTGGAAGCTACCCAATAATCCAAAG AAATCAAAATGAATATGAGTATAATTTTTTCTCTGATGAAGAGGAAGATGTAGATACTGAAACGTACTATTATACAGAGTCTAGAGAAAAAGATCACCTTGTGGCTGATGTAATTCATGGAGGTGAATCGCTTGTGTTTTTGTCTAACCGAAGTGTTACTCAGAGAACCCAAAATCATGTTCAAGAATTTGTGAACTCACGACAGTCCCTAGAAGACGaagatgatgataatgatgatgatgaagacgATTCTGATAGTGATGAACAGTTCTCTATTCTTGCGTCAGCAGGTTCAGAAGCTAAACATAATGATTCTGATCCTATGGTTGAAGAAGCAGAAGACATGACAGCGAGAGATGCTGATTCAGTTCAAGATTCTGGTCCGGAACATGGCGGCCCCACCTCACCGTTCACCACATACCGACAGAAAAATAGTTTGGTGGACAGTGACGAAAACTATG AAGATTACATTAATCAAGGAATACAAAATAAGAAGAAGATGGATCAGAATTTGCATGGGGATGAAAAGGCTTTCATTTTTGCTGCAACCCAGATGGAATCCAAGAAACTTCAAGTTCGAGAAAAGGATGATGAGGAGATATTTGGTGATTCATGCACTGTGGGTTCAACATCTAAGAGCTCTTCTGAATGGAGAAGCTCAATTAAGGATTCAGGGACTGAAGatccattttcttcttcttcaagaagAAGTTGCCCCAAGTGGGAATCTTATACAGTGTTTCAAAAGTACGATGAAGAGATGATGTTCCTGGATAGAGTTAGTGCTCAAAAGCTTCATGAAACAG AATCACTTAAGTCTATTCAAGTGAATCCAAGATCAATTTCAGATAGGATTGTTCATAAGATAGCAACTATGAACAAGAAAAAATCTTCAGATTTTCGTCAAAACCCTTATCATGAACTTGAAGCTGCATATGTAGCTCAGATTTGCTTGACATGGGAAGCTCTTAATTGGAACTACAAGAACTTCAATTCTAAGAGAGCTTCAAAGAAAGATTTTGATCCTGGCTGTCCAGGGCATATTGCCCAGCAGTTTCAGCAATTCCAAGTTCTCTTACAGCGTTACGTAGAAAATGAGCCTTATGAACAAGGCCGGAGACCTGAAGTGTATGCCAGGATGAGACTTTTGGCTCCAAAGCTACTTCTAGTCCCAGAGTACCGAG ATTCAGAAGATGATCCAAACGAGGATGGTTTTGGCTCAAGAATTTCATCAGCTGCATTTCTAATGATAATGGAAGACGGAATCCGAAGTTTCATGGATTTTCTCAAGCTTGATAAGCAGAAACCGGGACAGATTCTAACATCTTTCTTTAAAagaaacagaagaggaacagttgaTCCTGCTCTTCTCCAACTAATGAAGAAAGTAAACAAAAAA AAGAAAATGAAGCTTAAAGATCTCCGGCGAGCTCGAAAATGCATAAGGAAAAAGAAGTTGAAGGTAGAGGAAGAGATGGAAATATTAATGGGATTAATAGATTTGAAAGTGGTGTCAAGAGTATTGAGAATGAGTGATATAAGTGAAGAACAATTGCATTGGTGTGAAGAGAAGATGAGCAAAGTGAGAGTTTTAGATGGGAAACTTCAAAGAGATTCCTTACCACTTTTCTTCCCAGCACATTGA
- the LOC110619602 gene encoding uncharacterized protein LOC110619602 isoform X3 has product MPCSKETLFWVFYNVSSSSLLLLLFLYFSSTLLLKLLNFIGSYPIIQRNQNEYEYNFFSDEEEDVDTETYYYTESREKDHLVADVIHGGESLVFLSNRSVTQRTQNHVQEFVNSRQSLEDEDDDNDDDEDDSDSDEQFSILASAGSEAKHNDSDPMVEEAEDMTARDADSVQDSGPEHGGPTSPFTTYRQKNSLVDSDENYGEDYINQGIQNKKKMDQNLHGDEKAFIFAATQMESKKLQVREKDDEEIFGDSCTVGSTSKSSSEWRSSIKDSGTEDPFSSSSRRSCPKWESYTVFQKYDEEMMFLDRVSAQKLHETESLKSIQVNPRSISDRIVHKIATMNKKKSSDFRQNPYHELEAAYVAQICLTWEALNWNYKNFNSKRASKKDFDPGCPGHIAQQFQQFQVLLQRYVENEPYEQGRRPEVYARMRLLAPKLLLVPEYREDDPNEDGFGSRISSAAFLMIMEDGIRSFMDFLKLDKQKPGQILTSFFKRNRRGTVDPALLQLMKKVNKKKKMKLKDLRRARKCIRKKKLKVEEEMEILMGLIDLKVVSRVLRMSDISEEQLHWCEEKMSKVRVLDGKLQRDSLPLFFPAH; this is encoded by the exons ATGCCATGCTCTAAAGAAACTCTCTTCTGGGTTTTCTACAATGTCTCAAGCTCctcccttctcctcctcctcttcctctacTTTTCCTCCACTTTGCTCCTCAAGCTCCTCAACTTCATTGGAAGCTACCCAATAATCCAAAG AAATCAAAATGAATATGAGTATAATTTTTTCTCTGATGAAGAGGAAGATGTAGATACTGAAACGTACTATTATACAGAGTCTAGAGAAAAAGATCACCTTGTGGCTGATGTAATTCATGGAGGTGAATCGCTTGTGTTTTTGTCTAACCGAAGTGTTACTCAGAGAACCCAAAATCATGTTCAAGAATTTGTGAACTCACGACAGTCCCTAGAAGACGaagatgatgataatgatgatgatgaagacgATTCTGATAGTGATGAACAGTTCTCTATTCTTGCGTCAGCAGGTTCAGAAGCTAAACATAATGATTCTGATCCTATGGTTGAAGAAGCAGAAGACATGACAGCGAGAGATGCTGATTCAGTTCAAGATTCTGGTCCGGAACATGGCGGCCCCACCTCACCGTTCACCACATACCGACAGAAAAATAGTTTGGTGGACAGTGACGAAAACTATGGTG AAGATTACATTAATCAAGGAATACAAAATAAGAAGAAGATGGATCAGAATTTGCATGGGGATGAAAAGGCTTTCATTTTTGCTGCAACCCAGATGGAATCCAAGAAACTTCAAGTTCGAGAAAAGGATGATGAGGAGATATTTGGTGATTCATGCACTGTGGGTTCAACATCTAAGAGCTCTTCTGAATGGAGAAGCTCAATTAAGGATTCAGGGACTGAAGatccattttcttcttcttcaagaagAAGTTGCCCCAAGTGGGAATCTTATACAGTGTTTCAAAAGTACGATGAAGAGATGATGTTCCTGGATAGAGTTAGTGCTCAAAAGCTTCATGAAACAG AATCACTTAAGTCTATTCAAGTGAATCCAAGATCAATTTCAGATAGGATTGTTCATAAGATAGCAACTATGAACAAGAAAAAATCTTCAGATTTTCGTCAAAACCCTTATCATGAACTTGAAGCTGCATATGTAGCTCAGATTTGCTTGACATGGGAAGCTCTTAATTGGAACTACAAGAACTTCAATTCTAAGAGAGCTTCAAAGAAAGATTTTGATCCTGGCTGTCCAGGGCATATTGCCCAGCAGTTTCAGCAATTCCAAGTTCTCTTACAGCGTTACGTAGAAAATGAGCCTTATGAACAAGGCCGGAGACCTGAAGTGTATGCCAGGATGAGACTTTTGGCTCCAAAGCTACTTCTAGTCCCAGAGTACCGAG AAGATGATCCAAACGAGGATGGTTTTGGCTCAAGAATTTCATCAGCTGCATTTCTAATGATAATGGAAGACGGAATCCGAAGTTTCATGGATTTTCTCAAGCTTGATAAGCAGAAACCGGGACAGATTCTAACATCTTTCTTTAAAagaaacagaagaggaacagttgaTCCTGCTCTTCTCCAACTAATGAAGAAAGTAAACAAAAAA AAGAAAATGAAGCTTAAAGATCTCCGGCGAGCTCGAAAATGCATAAGGAAAAAGAAGTTGAAGGTAGAGGAAGAGATGGAAATATTAATGGGATTAATAGATTTGAAAGTGGTGTCAAGAGTATTGAGAATGAGTGATATAAGTGAAGAACAATTGCATTGGTGTGAAGAGAAGATGAGCAAAGTGAGAGTTTTAGATGGGAAACTTCAAAGAGATTCCTTACCACTTTTCTTCCCAGCACATTGA
- the LOC110619602 gene encoding uncharacterized protein LOC110619602 isoform X1, with protein MPCSKETLFWVFYNVSSSSLLLLLFLYFSSTLLLKLLNFIGSYPIIQRNQNEYEYNFFSDEEEDVDTETYYYTESREKDHLVADVIHGGESLVFLSNRSVTQRTQNHVQEFVNSRQSLEDEDDDNDDDEDDSDSDEQFSILASAGSEAKHNDSDPMVEEAEDMTARDADSVQDSGPEHGGPTSPFTTYRQKNSLVDSDENYGEDYINQGIQNKKKMDQNLHGDEKAFIFAATQMESKKLQVREKDDEEIFGDSCTVGSTSKSSSEWRSSIKDSGTEDPFSSSSRRSCPKWESYTVFQKYDEEMMFLDRVSAQKLHETESLKSIQVNPRSISDRIVHKIATMNKKKSSDFRQNPYHELEAAYVAQICLTWEALNWNYKNFNSKRASKKDFDPGCPGHIAQQFQQFQVLLQRYVENEPYEQGRRPEVYARMRLLAPKLLLVPEYRDSEDDPNEDGFGSRISSAAFLMIMEDGIRSFMDFLKLDKQKPGQILTSFFKRNRRGTVDPALLQLMKKVNKKKKMKLKDLRRARKCIRKKKLKVEEEMEILMGLIDLKVVSRVLRMSDISEEQLHWCEEKMSKVRVLDGKLQRDSLPLFFPAH; from the exons ATGCCATGCTCTAAAGAAACTCTCTTCTGGGTTTTCTACAATGTCTCAAGCTCctcccttctcctcctcctcttcctctacTTTTCCTCCACTTTGCTCCTCAAGCTCCTCAACTTCATTGGAAGCTACCCAATAATCCAAAG AAATCAAAATGAATATGAGTATAATTTTTTCTCTGATGAAGAGGAAGATGTAGATACTGAAACGTACTATTATACAGAGTCTAGAGAAAAAGATCACCTTGTGGCTGATGTAATTCATGGAGGTGAATCGCTTGTGTTTTTGTCTAACCGAAGTGTTACTCAGAGAACCCAAAATCATGTTCAAGAATTTGTGAACTCACGACAGTCCCTAGAAGACGaagatgatgataatgatgatgatgaagacgATTCTGATAGTGATGAACAGTTCTCTATTCTTGCGTCAGCAGGTTCAGAAGCTAAACATAATGATTCTGATCCTATGGTTGAAGAAGCAGAAGACATGACAGCGAGAGATGCTGATTCAGTTCAAGATTCTGGTCCGGAACATGGCGGCCCCACCTCACCGTTCACCACATACCGACAGAAAAATAGTTTGGTGGACAGTGACGAAAACTATGGTG AAGATTACATTAATCAAGGAATACAAAATAAGAAGAAGATGGATCAGAATTTGCATGGGGATGAAAAGGCTTTCATTTTTGCTGCAACCCAGATGGAATCCAAGAAACTTCAAGTTCGAGAAAAGGATGATGAGGAGATATTTGGTGATTCATGCACTGTGGGTTCAACATCTAAGAGCTCTTCTGAATGGAGAAGCTCAATTAAGGATTCAGGGACTGAAGatccattttcttcttcttcaagaagAAGTTGCCCCAAGTGGGAATCTTATACAGTGTTTCAAAAGTACGATGAAGAGATGATGTTCCTGGATAGAGTTAGTGCTCAAAAGCTTCATGAAACAG AATCACTTAAGTCTATTCAAGTGAATCCAAGATCAATTTCAGATAGGATTGTTCATAAGATAGCAACTATGAACAAGAAAAAATCTTCAGATTTTCGTCAAAACCCTTATCATGAACTTGAAGCTGCATATGTAGCTCAGATTTGCTTGACATGGGAAGCTCTTAATTGGAACTACAAGAACTTCAATTCTAAGAGAGCTTCAAAGAAAGATTTTGATCCTGGCTGTCCAGGGCATATTGCCCAGCAGTTTCAGCAATTCCAAGTTCTCTTACAGCGTTACGTAGAAAATGAGCCTTATGAACAAGGCCGGAGACCTGAAGTGTATGCCAGGATGAGACTTTTGGCTCCAAAGCTACTTCTAGTCCCAGAGTACCGAG ATTCAGAAGATGATCCAAACGAGGATGGTTTTGGCTCAAGAATTTCATCAGCTGCATTTCTAATGATAATGGAAGACGGAATCCGAAGTTTCATGGATTTTCTCAAGCTTGATAAGCAGAAACCGGGACAGATTCTAACATCTTTCTTTAAAagaaacagaagaggaacagttgaTCCTGCTCTTCTCCAACTAATGAAGAAAGTAAACAAAAAA AAGAAAATGAAGCTTAAAGATCTCCGGCGAGCTCGAAAATGCATAAGGAAAAAGAAGTTGAAGGTAGAGGAAGAGATGGAAATATTAATGGGATTAATAGATTTGAAAGTGGTGTCAAGAGTATTGAGAATGAGTGATATAAGTGAAGAACAATTGCATTGGTGTGAAGAGAAGATGAGCAAAGTGAGAGTTTTAGATGGGAAACTTCAAAGAGATTCCTTACCACTTTTCTTCCCAGCACATTGA